A portion of the Lathamus discolor isolate bLatDis1 chromosome 5, bLatDis1.hap1, whole genome shotgun sequence genome contains these proteins:
- the GNG4 gene encoding guanine nucleotide-binding protein G(I)/G(S)/G(O) subunit gamma-4: MKELVSNSTTSISQARKAVEQLKMEAYMDRMKVSKAAADLLAYCDAHIGEDPLIIPVPASENPFREKKLFCTIL, encoded by the exons atgaaggaaCTAGTTTCAAACAGTACAACCAGTATATCTCAagccaggaaagctgtggaGCAATTAAAAATGGAAGCATACATGGATAGGATGAAG GTATCCAAGGCTGCAGCAGATTTACTGGCATACTGCGATGCTCATATTGGAGAAGATCCCCTTATTATTCCAGTGCCTGCATCTGAAAATCCCTTCAGGGAGAAGAAACTCTTTTGTACTATCCTCTGA